Proteins from one Elgaria multicarinata webbii isolate HBS135686 ecotype San Diego chromosome 3, rElgMul1.1.pri, whole genome shotgun sequence genomic window:
- the LOC134395504 gene encoding killer cell lectin-like receptor subfamily F member 1 encodes MEYAKDCKLCPNDWIVHQGNCYWISQDKRNWTQSQDDCRAKNSTLLVIQNQEEMAFISKEIQKTHYWLGLIAMYSERWTWVDGSPLTKELFSVTGPAQENSCGLKKKDVVISDSCSSLARWVCMKAAFQI; translated from the exons ATGG AATATGCCAAGGACTGTAAATTATGTCCCAATGACTGGATAGTGCATCAGGGCAATTGCTACTGGATATCTCAAGACAAAAGAAACTGGACCCAGAGCCAAGATGACTGCAGAGCAAAGAACTCCACACTGCTTGTGATTCAGAATCAGGAGGAGATG GCCTTCATAAGTAAAGAAATACAAAAGACACACTACTGGTTGGGGCTCATAGCCATGTACTCTGAAAGGTGGACCTGGGTGGATGGATCCCCCTTAACGAAAGAACT GTTTTCTGTAACAGGCCCTGCTCAAGAGAACAGCTGTGGGCTGAAAAAGAAGGATGTGGTTATTTCGGACTCTTGCAGTTCTCTTGCTCGTTGGGTATGCATGAAGGCTGCTTTCCAAATCTGA